TGAAAGTCCATGCCCGTCGTCGCGATGAAGAGTCTGCTGGAAGCAGGCGTCCACTTCGGTCACCAGTCCCGCCGTTGGAACCCCAAGATGAAGCGTTTCATCTTCGCGGAGCGCAACGGCATCTACATCATCGATCTGGCGAAGACCAGCCGCCACCTCGACATCGCTCACAACTTCCTGCGCCAGACGGCCGCCCAGGGCAAGAGCGTGGTGTTCGTCGGGACGAAGAAGCAAGCTCAGGAAGTCATCAAGGATGAGGCTCTGCGCTGCAACCAGTACTTCGTCAACCAGCGCTGGCTGGGCGGCATGCTCACCAACTGGCCGACCATCGCGAAGCGGATTCAGCGCCTGAAGGAGCTGGAAACCCAGAAGATGGACGGCACCTTCGACCGTCTCCCGAAGAAGGAAGTGTCGATGCTCGAGAAGGAGCGCGAGAAGCTGGAGCGTCTGCTGGGCGGCATGAAGGGCCTGAAGAGCCGGCCTGATGTCATCTTCGTGGTCGACCCGCGCAAGGAACACATTGCCGTCAAGGAAGCGCGCAAGCTGAACATCCCCATCGTCGGCATGGTCGACACCAACTGCGACCCCGATGAAGTGGACTACATCATTCCGTCCAATGATGATGCCATCCGCTCGGTCAAGTTGATCGTGTCCGCCATGGCCGACGCCGTGCTGGAAGGTCGTCAGGGCGAGCAGCATCAGGACGAGGCTCCGGTCGCCGCCGCAGCTCCTTCGGCCGAGGCCGCCGCGGTCTAATCCGACCCGACGC
Above is a genomic segment from Candidatus Sericytochromatia bacterium containing:
- the rpsB gene encoding 30S ribosomal protein S2, encoding MPVVAMKSLLEAGVHFGHQSRRWNPKMKRFIFAERNGIYIIDLAKTSRHLDIAHNFLRQTAAQGKSVVFVGTKKQAQEVIKDEALRCNQYFVNQRWLGGMLTNWPTIAKRIQRLKELETQKMDGTFDRLPKKEVSMLEKEREKLERLLGGMKGLKSRPDVIFVVDPRKEHIAVKEARKLNIPIVGMVDTNCDPDEVDYIIPSNDDAIRSVKLIVSAMADAVLEGRQGEQHQDEAPVAAAAPSAEAAAV